A genome region from Anastrepha obliqua isolate idAnaObli1 chromosome 4, idAnaObli1_1.0, whole genome shotgun sequence includes the following:
- the LOC129245194 gene encoding dynein light chain roadblock-type 2-like — translation MSLLENVVRRNAENTERIMRNAIGYVVSNNALGTVVQSTFDNSTSTGIAKLIGGILVPTARSAVRDLDTTNDLAFLRIATRKFEYLVAPEKEFTIVVVQ, via the exons ATG TCATTACTGGAGAACGTTGTACGCAGAAATGCGGAGAACACAGAACGCATCATGAGAAATGCAATTGGATATGTAGTGTCAAATAACGCTCTTGGAACCGTAGTGCAGTCGACATTCGACAACAGTACTTCTACTGGCATTGCAAAATTGATTGGTGGAATACTGGTACCAACTGCTCGTAGCGCAGTACGCGACTTAGATACCACCAATGACCTGGCCTTTTTGCGTATTGCCACGCGAAAATTTGAATATCTAGTGGCACCGGAAAAAGAATTCACGATTGTTGTGGTGCAGTAG
- the LOC129245193 gene encoding dynein light chain roadblock-type 2 isoform X1, producing the protein MQPIQEQVKRTRSYVEEVFRQIELKPDVVDIIILNKNGNPVKTTMEQQSAIEFAGLYEVLKEKVQLGLQKIDPENELLMLRVRTKANEVLITPDEKITVMVVQNAQDRIQL; encoded by the exons ATGCAGCCAATTCAGGAGCAG GTGAAACGTACACGCTCCTATGTGGAAGAGGTTTTTCGGCAAATTGAACTAAAACCGGATGTAGTGGATATTATAatcttaaacaaaaatggaaaccCGGTAAAGACAACGATGGAACAGCAATCAGCCATTGAGTTTGCCGGTCTGTACGAGGTGTTGAAGGAAAAAGTGCAATTAGGCTTACAGAAAATTGATCCTGAGAATGAGCTTTTAATGCTGCGAGTGCGCACCAAAGCCAATGAAGTTCTTATAACACCAGATGAAAAGATTACTGTAATGGTTGTGCAAAATGCGCAAGACCGAATACaattatga
- the LOC129245193 gene encoding dynein light chain roadblock-type 2 isoform X2 yields MLIQVKRTRSYVEEVFRQIELKPDVVDIIILNKNGNPVKTTMEQQSAIEFAGLYEVLKEKVQLGLQKIDPENELLMLRVRTKANEVLITPDEKITVMVVQNAQDRIQL; encoded by the coding sequence ATGTTAATTCAGGTGAAACGTACACGCTCCTATGTGGAAGAGGTTTTTCGGCAAATTGAACTAAAACCGGATGTAGTGGATATTATAatcttaaacaaaaatggaaaccCGGTAAAGACAACGATGGAACAGCAATCAGCCATTGAGTTTGCCGGTCTGTACGAGGTGTTGAAGGAAAAAGTGCAATTAGGCTTACAGAAAATTGATCCTGAGAATGAGCTTTTAATGCTGCGAGTGCGCACCAAAGCCAATGAAGTTCTTATAACACCAGATGAAAAGATTACTGTAATGGTTGTGCAAAATGCGCAAGACCGAATACaattatga
- the LOC129244802 gene encoding dynein light chain roadblock-type 2, with protein MSQEVEETLKRIQSHKGVVGTIVVNNEGIPVKSTLDNTTTVQYAGLMSQLSDKARSVVRDLDPSNDLTFLRVRSKKHEIMVAPDKDFILIVIQNPTD; from the exons ATG TCGCAAGAAGTCGAGGAGACATTGAAACGCATCCAGTCACATAAGGGTGTTGTCGGCACTATCGTTGTCAACAATGAAG GTATACCAGTCAAGTCGACATTGGACAACACGACCACAGTACAGTACGCTGGTCTCATGAGTCAACTGTCTGACAAAGCACGTAGTGTTGTGCGTGACTTAGACCCATCTAACGATCTTACTTTCCTGCGTGTGCGTTCTAAAAAGCATGAAATTATGGTTGCACCCGATAAAGATTTTATATTGATAGTCATTCAAAATCCCACAGACTAA